From a region of the Anoplopoma fimbria isolate UVic2021 breed Golden Eagle Sablefish chromosome 16, Afim_UVic_2022, whole genome shotgun sequence genome:
- the commd6 gene encoding COMM domain-containing protein 6 codes for MPAAEESYGVNKVVGNICQLSPDLLAEACQHILTYLQGQARGVDSAEISDRFQRAGVSLDHEALQNMIRFLLLTFRSAGKSSLSGDDLVSRLEEGSNKWTKAALQVLHRLWGEHGASVQAQQEVQAILSIGQLVDMQWKLGMAVSSDTCRSLNSPYVSLLLKIVEPSGQICHRSFEMTIPQFQNFHKQFKEMAAVMETV; via the exons ATGCCCGCAGCGGAGGAATCGTACG GTGTCAACAAAGTCGTGGGCAACATCTGTCAGCTTTCTCCAGATTTGTTGGCTGAAGCA TGTCAGCACATTCTGACTTATCTCCAAGGGCAAGCGAGAGGAGTAGATTCAGCCGAAATATCTGAC AGATTTCAGAGAGCTGGAGTCAGTCTTGACCATGAAGCTCTGCAGAACATGATCAGATTTCTCTTGTTAACATTCAG GTCCGCTGGgaagagcagcctctctggggATGACCTTGTGTCGAGGCTGGAAGAAGGCAGCAACAAGTGGACCAAGGCTGCCCTTCAGGTGTTGCACAGGTTGTGGGGTGAACATGGTGCATCGGTCCAGGCTCAGCAGGAGGTCCAGGCCATTCTCAGCATCGGCCAG TTAGTGGACATGCAGTGGAAGCTCGGCATGGCGGTGAGCTCCGACACCTGCCGATCGCTCAACTCCCCATACgtgtctctgctgctgaagATCGTCGAGCCCTCTGGACAGATTTGTCACAGGTCTTTTGAGATGACCATTCCACAGTTCCAG AACTTTCACAAGCAGTTCAAGGAGATGGCAGCTGTTATGGAGACTGTGTGA